The following proteins are co-located in the Sphingomonas panacis genome:
- a CDS encoding glycosyltransferase, with translation MLRVLTLATLFPHAAAPNLGVFVERQTLGLAAHFDVDLRVVAPVGLPPWPLSRHGHYAPLVRLPARETWKGLDVRRPRFLTLPGTAGRFHVPALIRALAPLLADIRRDFAFDVIDAEFFFPDGPAAVALGRALGVPVSIKARGADIHHWGTAPATAARVIAAGRQADGLLAVSQAMRADMAALGIPADTIRVHHTGVDLDRFAPRDRIAAKAAFGVSGPLVVSVGALIARKGHDVVIDAVAALPGVSLLIAGAGEARAALEAKITALGIGDRVRLLGALPHADVPALIAAADVMALASASEGLANAWVEALACGTPIVITDAGGACEVVTDAAYGRVVARDAKAFAGAIGNVLAAPAAQAAVRKGAERFAWSANTDALYEHLSGLVVV, from the coding sequence ATGCTCCGCGTGCTGACCCTCGCCACCCTGTTCCCGCACGCCGCCGCGCCCAATCTCGGCGTGTTCGTCGAGCGGCAGACGCTTGGCCTTGCCGCCCATTTCGACGTCGATCTGCGCGTCGTCGCCCCGGTCGGGCTGCCGCCGTGGCCGCTCTCGCGCCACGGCCATTACGCACCGCTCGTGCGCTTGCCGGCACGCGAGACGTGGAAGGGGCTTGATGTGCGGAGACCTCGCTTCCTCACGCTGCCGGGAACGGCAGGCCGCTTCCACGTGCCCGCGCTGATCCGCGCGCTTGCCCCGCTGCTCGCCGACATCCGCCGCGATTTCGCGTTCGACGTGATCGACGCCGAGTTCTTCTTTCCCGACGGCCCCGCCGCCGTCGCGCTCGGCAGGGCGCTGGGCGTGCCGGTCTCGATCAAGGCGCGCGGCGCCGACATCCACCATTGGGGCACTGCGCCCGCGACCGCCGCGCGCGTCATCGCCGCCGGGCGGCAGGCGGACGGGCTGCTCGCCGTCTCGCAGGCGATGCGCGCCGACATGGCCGCGCTCGGCATCCCGGCGGACACGATTCGGGTCCACCATACCGGCGTCGATCTCGACCGCTTCGCCCCGCGCGACCGCATCGCGGCGAAAGCCGCATTCGGCGTGAGCGGGCCGCTGGTCGTCTCGGTCGGTGCGCTCATCGCGCGCAAGGGGCATGACGTGGTGATCGACGCGGTGGCGGCGTTGCCGGGCGTCTCCTTGCTGATCGCCGGGGCAGGGGAGGCGCGCGCCGCGCTCGAGGCGAAGATCACCGCACTCGGCATCGGCGATCGCGTGCGGCTGCTCGGCGCGCTGCCGCATGCCGACGTGCCGGCGCTGATCGCCGCCGCCGACGTGATGGCGCTCGCCTCCGCGTCAGAGGGGCTGGCGAACGCCTGGGTCGAGGCGCTCGCGTGCGGCACGCCGATCGTCATCACCGACGCCGGCGGCGCATGCGAGGTGGTGACTGACGCCGCTTACGGGCGCGTCGTCGCGCGTGACGCGAAAGCGTTCGCGGGGGCGATCGGGAATGTGTTGGCCGCGCCGGCGGCGCAGGCGGCGGTGCGCAAGGGGGCGGAGCGGTTCGCCTGGAGCGCGAATACCGATGCACTGTACGAGCATCTCAGCGGGCTGGTTGTGGTCTAA
- a CDS encoding outer membrane protein assembly factor BamD, with amino-acid sequence MRIPMSRSIALALIAASALPVAGCASRGKAKADIPYVARDVGTLYTAARKRLDMGQYKLAAALFDEVERQHPYSIWARRAQLMSSFSYYLAHDYTSSIQAAQRFLSVHPGNRDAPYAYYLIALGYYEQISDATRDQKITQQALDALGELMRRYPNSKYALDARLKVDLVRDHLGGKEMEIGRFYERRGQWLAASMRFRTVIDEYQTTTHAPEALMRLTECYLSLGVREEAEKSAAVLGANYPGTIWYARAFKLMQEHPVKPAAKKA; translated from the coding sequence ATGCGTATCCCAATGTCTCGCTCGATCGCGCTTGCGCTTATCGCCGCTTCGGCGCTTCCTGTCGCCGGCTGCGCTTCGCGCGGCAAGGCCAAGGCCGATATCCCCTATGTCGCGCGCGATGTCGGCACGCTGTATACGGCGGCCCGCAAGCGGCTCGACATGGGCCAGTACAAGCTCGCGGCGGCGCTGTTCGACGAGGTCGAACGCCAGCATCCCTATTCGATCTGGGCGCGCCGAGCGCAGTTGATGAGCTCGTTCAGCTATTATCTCGCGCACGATTATACCAGTTCGATCCAGGCGGCGCAGCGCTTCCTGTCGGTCCATCCCGGCAACCGCGACGCGCCTTATGCCTATTATCTGATCGCGCTCGGCTATTACGAGCAGATCAGCGACGCGACGCGCGACCAGAAGATCACCCAGCAGGCGCTCGACGCGCTGGGCGAGCTGATGCGGCGCTATCCCAACAGCAAATATGCGCTCGACGCGCGGCTCAAGGTCGATCTCGTCCGCGATCACCTTGGCGGCAAGGAAATGGAGATCGGCCGGTTCTACGAGCGGCGCGGCCAGTGGCTCGCGGCGTCGATGCGGTTCCGCACCGTGATCGACGAGTATCAGACGACGACTCACGCGCCCGAGGCGCTGATGCGGTTGACCGAATGCTATCTCTCGCTCGGCGTGCGCGAGGAAGCGGAGAAATCCGCGGCGGTGCTCGGCGCCAATTACCCCGGCACGATCTGGTATGCCCGCGCGTTCAAGCTGATGCAGGAGCATCCGGTCAAGCCGGCCGCGAAAAAGGCCTGA
- the yajC gene encoding preprotein translocase subunit YajC, which produces MFATSALAASATSTSAAGGSGGVASMFLLFFPYIAIAVVGYFLLLRPQQQRIKAQQAKINGVKKGDSVVTAGGVLGKVTRVEDQYVEVEVAPNVRIRVVKATLSEVTNPLAKPAND; this is translated from the coding sequence ATGTTCGCCACCTCAGCCCTTGCCGCTTCCGCCACCTCCACATCCGCCGCTGGCGGTAGCGGTGGTGTGGCGTCGATGTTCCTGCTGTTCTTCCCGTATATCGCGATCGCGGTGGTCGGCTATTTCCTGCTGCTGCGCCCGCAGCAACAGCGCATCAAGGCGCAGCAGGCGAAGATCAACGGCGTCAAGAAGGGCGATTCGGTCGTCACCGCGGGCGGCGTGCTCGGCAAGGTGACTCGCGTCGAGGACCAGTATGTCGAGGTCGAGGTCGCGCCCAACGTCCGCATCCGCGTCGTCAAGGCGACGCTGTCGGAAGTGACCAACCCGCTCGCCAAGCCCGCGAACGACTGA
- a CDS encoding energy transducer TonB encodes MSWMMLAGLLVAAVDPVALEPAGKWRLDAGAQSCLLMRTFGSAPSDVTLVLHPRPGMPRIDVISLHAADAAKPNAEQPATVTVLPSGEHFDGKADTAIVGDGRARDTASVPVKIIDTLPAATHLTLSIAGGPSMSYHLGTAASAITALKACEDDLLRSWGVDPARFRPMVEPGQPGYVDVLKYMKDDYPAAALHVSGRTIALLTIAETGKVSACRTVESAGHPALDAKTCEIGKRIRYPPAQDAGGAPVNSWTVLPMRWISRG; translated from the coding sequence ATGTCGTGGATGATGTTGGCGGGGTTGCTGGTCGCAGCGGTGGACCCGGTCGCGCTCGAGCCCGCGGGCAAATGGCGGCTCGACGCGGGCGCGCAATCCTGCCTGCTGATGCGCACGTTCGGGAGCGCGCCTTCGGACGTCACGCTCGTATTGCACCCGCGTCCGGGGATGCCACGGATCGATGTGATCAGCCTGCACGCCGCCGATGCCGCCAAGCCGAACGCGGAGCAGCCCGCCACCGTGACGGTGCTTCCTTCAGGTGAGCATTTCGACGGAAAGGCGGACACGGCGATCGTCGGTGATGGCCGGGCCCGCGATACCGCTTCCGTGCCTGTGAAGATCATCGACACGCTCCCCGCCGCCACGCATCTGACGCTCTCGATCGCCGGGGGGCCGTCCATGAGCTACCACCTCGGCACCGCAGCCAGCGCGATCACAGCGCTGAAGGCGTGCGAGGACGATCTGCTGCGAAGCTGGGGCGTCGATCCAGCACGGTTCCGGCCGATGGTCGAACCCGGCCAGCCCGGCTATGTGGATGTGCTGAAATATATGAAAGATGATTACCCGGCTGCGGCGCTTCACGTCTCGGGTAGAACGATCGCGCTGCTGACCATCGCAGAGACCGGCAAGGTCTCGGCTTGCAGGACCGTCGAGAGCGCCGGTCACCCTGCGCTTGACGCGAAGACCTGCGAGATCGGCAAACGCATTCGCTATCCGCCCGCGCAGGATGCGGGCGGGGCGCCCGTCAACAGTTGGACGGTACTTCCGATGCGGTGGATCTCGCGAGGCTGA
- a CDS encoding BrnT family toxin — protein MDIEFDPAKDVANVAKHGLSLADAAEFDLSTAVVLVDDRFDYRETRYRAFGLVGGEARCLVFAVRGATIRAISYRRAHRKEIRRHGL, from the coding sequence GTGGATATCGAATTCGATCCCGCAAAGGATGTGGCCAACGTCGCCAAGCACGGCCTTTCGCTCGCGGACGCGGCGGAATTCGATCTCTCCACCGCCGTTGTGCTGGTCGATGATCGCTTCGACTATCGCGAGACGCGCTATCGCGCATTCGGCTTGGTCGGAGGGGAGGCGCGTTGCCTCGTCTTCGCGGTTCGCGGCGCCACGATCCGCGCGATCAGCTACCGCCGCGCGCACCGAAAGGAGATACGCCGACATGGCCTCTGA
- a CDS encoding MarR family winged helix-turn-helix transcriptional regulator — MARLTIEDCATQRSPGRMLRRLEQHVKTLLERRFAAEDVTVTQWIALKVVRDGAISNPGELARELNITSGATTRLIDTLEERGLMLRDRNAEDRRVVGLKVSAAGDAKIEAIAPIVVSGWNTLIADFNDDEVTQFSSMLARLLVVAERMLAEEHAGFVVETVE, encoded by the coding sequence TTGGCACGGCTCACCATAGAGGATTGCGCGACGCAGCGCTCACCGGGGCGGATGCTTCGGCGGCTCGAACAGCACGTCAAGACGTTGCTCGAACGGCGATTCGCGGCGGAGGACGTCACCGTCACGCAGTGGATTGCGCTCAAGGTCGTTCGCGACGGCGCGATCTCGAACCCCGGCGAGCTGGCGCGCGAGCTCAACATCACCAGCGGCGCGACCACCCGGCTGATCGACACGCTCGAGGAGCGCGGGCTGATGCTGCGCGATCGCAACGCCGAGGATCGCCGCGTCGTCGGCCTCAAGGTGAGCGCGGCGGGCGACGCCAAGATCGAGGCGATCGCGCCGATCGTGGTGTCGGGCTGGAACACGCTGATCGCCGACTTCAACGATGACGAGGTCACGCAATTCTCGTCGATGCTCGCGCGGTTGCTGGTCGTCGCCGAACGGATGCTCGCCGAGGAACATGCCGGTTTCGTCGTGGAGACAGTGGAATGA
- the recN gene encoding DNA repair protein RecN gives MLTSLSIRDVVLIEALDLDFHEGLGVLTGETGAGKSILLDSLGLALGARGDSGLVRQGAAQAVVTAVFDTPHAEGPIAALLAENGFDLEPGEPLIVRRIVKADGGSRALVNGSAAPAALLRELGAHLVEIHGQHDDRGLLAAGGHRALLDSFARIDTGTAARAHRAWRAAEDALAVARADLDTQERDREWLEHAVAELRGFAPEPGEEEELATRRAGMQRGEKIAGDLRAVADLLEGSDGGLARLRQAARILERLSDDHEALAEALEAIDRAIVEADAAQEGIDTAARALAFDPAHLEADETRLFDLRALARKHRVQPDALAELAETLGARLDLLESGGAGLAVLERAVAETAAAYDAAAATLTEARTAAAARLDAAVKAELAPLKLDAARFRTVVVPLSPAQWSPNGKDRVEFEISTNPGAPFAPLVKIASGGELSRFILALKVALAEEGGAATMVFDEIDRGVGGAVASAIGERLARLAGRTQVLVVTHSPQVAARGRQHLLIAKSHDGLVTRTGVRQLDAGERREEIARMLSGATITPEARAQAERLLETA, from the coding sequence ATGCTGACCTCGCTTTCGATTCGCGACGTGGTGCTGATCGAGGCGCTCGACCTCGATTTCCATGAGGGACTCGGCGTGCTCACCGGCGAGACCGGGGCGGGCAAGTCGATCCTGCTCGATTCGCTCGGGCTGGCGCTCGGCGCGCGCGGCGATTCGGGGCTGGTGCGGCAGGGTGCGGCGCAGGCGGTCGTCACCGCCGTGTTCGATACGCCGCACGCGGAAGGCCCGATCGCCGCGCTGCTGGCGGAGAACGGCTTCGATCTCGAACCCGGCGAACCGCTGATCGTGCGCCGGATCGTCAAGGCCGATGGCGGCAGCCGCGCTTTGGTCAACGGATCGGCCGCGCCCGCCGCCTTGCTGCGCGAACTGGGCGCACATCTCGTCGAGATCCATGGCCAGCATGACGATCGCGGGCTGCTCGCGGCGGGCGGACACCGTGCGCTGCTCGACAGTTTCGCGCGTATCGATACCGGCACCGCGGCGCGCGCGCATCGCGCCTGGCGCGCGGCCGAGGACGCGCTGGCGGTGGCGCGCGCCGATCTCGACACGCAGGAGCGCGACCGCGAATGGCTCGAACATGCCGTCGCCGAATTGCGCGGCTTCGCGCCCGAGCCCGGCGAGGAGGAGGAACTGGCGACTCGGCGCGCGGGGATGCAGCGCGGCGAGAAGATCGCTGGCGATCTGCGCGCGGTGGCCGATCTGCTCGAAGGATCGGACGGCGGGCTGGCCCGGCTGCGGCAGGCGGCGCGTATTCTAGAGCGGCTATCGGACGACCACGAGGCGCTTGCCGAAGCGCTGGAGGCGATCGACCGCGCGATCGTCGAGGCAGATGCGGCGCAAGAGGGGATCGATACCGCCGCGCGCGCGCTGGCGTTCGATCCGGCGCACCTGGAGGCCGATGAGACGCGGCTGTTCGATCTGCGGGCGCTGGCGCGCAAGCACCGCGTCCAGCCCGACGCGCTCGCCGAGCTGGCCGAAACGCTGGGCGCGCGGCTCGATCTGCTGGAGAGCGGCGGCGCCGGGCTGGCGGTGCTGGAGCGCGCGGTGGCGGAGACCGCCGCCGCCTATGACGCCGCCGCCGCCACGCTGACCGAAGCGCGCACCGCCGCGGCGGCGCGGCTCGACGCGGCGGTGAAGGCGGAGCTTGCGCCGCTCAAGCTCGACGCGGCGCGGTTCCGCACGGTGGTCGTGCCGCTGTCACCGGCGCAGTGGAGCCCGAACGGCAAGGACCGGGTGGAGTTCGAGATTTCGACCAATCCGGGCGCGCCGTTCGCGCCGCTGGTCAAGATCGCCTCGGGCGGCGAATTGTCGCGCTTCATCCTCGCGCTGAAGGTCGCGCTCGCCGAGGAAGGTGGCGCGGCGACGATGGTGTTCGACGAGATCGACCGCGGCGTCGGCGGTGCCGTCGCCAGCGCGATCGGCGAGCGGCTGGCGCGACTGGCCGGGCGCACGCAAGTGCTGGTGGTGACGCATAGCCCACAGGTCGCCGCGCGCGGGCGCCAGCATCTGCTGATCGCCAAGAGCCACGACGGCCTCGTCACCCGCACCGGCGTCCGCCAGCTCGACGCGGGCGAACGCCGCGAGGAAATCGCGCGGATGCTGTCTGGCGCGACGATCACCCCCGAGGCGCGCGCGCAGGCGGAGCGGTTGCTGGAGACGGCGTGA
- a CDS encoding BrnA antitoxin family protein, whose amino-acid sequence MASEKNPPVAFDDDNPEWLDQDFAAARPAAEVLSPDVLAAFGKGKRGRPTGSTKADAKKQVTLRLDPDVLAGWRETGPGWQVRINDALRKALSN is encoded by the coding sequence ATGGCCTCTGAGAAAAATCCGCCCGTCGCGTTCGACGATGATAACCCCGAGTGGCTCGATCAGGATTTTGCGGCCGCGAGACCCGCCGCCGAGGTGCTGTCGCCTGACGTGCTCGCGGCGTTCGGCAAAGGCAAGCGGGGTCGGCCGACGGGGTCGACCAAGGCGGATGCGAAAAAGCAGGTGACGTTGCGGCTCGATCCGGACGTGCTCGCCGGCTGGCGCGAGACCGGCCCCGGCTGGCAGGTGCGGATCAACGATGCGTTGCGCAAGGCATTGTCGAACTAG
- a CDS encoding class I mannose-6-phosphate isomerase, whose product MTATLLATKRVEKPWGRHDLWPGFPDPAADTPAIGEVWFQTPHAGEPELLIKYLFTSDRLSVQVHPDDAAARAAGYPRGKDEAWLILAAEPASTIAIGTLAPMTREELRAASLDGSIEHLLDWKPVKAGDFYYSPAGTVHAIGAGLTVIEIQQNVDLTYRLYDYGSDRELHLDAGVAASDPVPFVPLPTPAPDGRDHIVLAEGPKFVIERFAGGARDITLPEGVTGWFVPVTGSGVADGVAWKAGECLTLTGTCHIDAAAGSDVLFAYPGDTRI is encoded by the coding sequence ATGACGGCCACTCTTCTGGCGACCAAGCGCGTTGAAAAGCCCTGGGGCCGGCATGATCTGTGGCCCGGTTTCCCCGATCCGGCGGCGGACACACCCGCGATCGGCGAGGTATGGTTCCAGACTCCGCACGCCGGCGAACCCGAACTGCTCATCAAATATCTGTTCACCAGCGATCGCCTGTCGGTTCAGGTCCATCCCGATGACGCGGCGGCGCGCGCGGCCGGCTATCCGCGCGGCAAGGACGAGGCGTGGCTGATCCTCGCCGCCGAACCGGCCTCGACGATCGCGATCGGCACGCTCGCGCCGATGACCCGCGAAGAGCTGCGCGCCGCCTCGCTCGACGGCTCGATCGAGCATCTGCTCGACTGGAAGCCGGTCAAGGCCGGTGACTTCTATTATTCGCCGGCAGGCACCGTCCACGCGATCGGTGCCGGGCTGACCGTGATCGAGATTCAGCAGAACGTCGATCTCACCTACCGCCTCTATGATTACGGCAGCGACCGCGAACTCCATCTCGACGCTGGCGTGGCCGCCTCCGATCCGGTGCCGTTCGTGCCGCTGCCGACCCCCGCCCCCGACGGCCGCGACCACATCGTGCTGGCGGAAGGCCCCAAATTCGTGATCGAACGCTTCGCCGGCGGCGCCCGCGACATCACGCTGCCCGAAGGCGTGACCGGCTGGTTCGTCCCCGTCACCGGATCGGGTGTGGCCGACGGCGTCGCCTGGAAAGCCGGCGAATGCCTGACGCTGACCGGCACCTGCCACATCGACGCGGCGGCGGGCAGCGACGTACTGTTCGCCTATCCGGGTGACACGCGCATTTGA
- a CDS encoding Mth938-like domain-containing protein, with translation MDKEQNSDGPIVSAFSLGGFKVDDGVYRALLLTPERADGWEPPALDALTVEALAPLLALDPKPEFLLLGTGATLVRPSPAFTRAVEALGYGIEAMDSRAAARAWAVLRGEGRWIAAALYPLG, from the coding sequence ATGGATAAGGAGCAGAATAGCGACGGGCCGATCGTCTCGGCCTTTTCGCTCGGCGGCTTCAAGGTCGATGACGGCGTGTACCGCGCGCTGCTGCTCACCCCCGAGCGTGCCGACGGCTGGGAACCGCCCGCGCTCGACGCGCTGACGGTGGAGGCGCTGGCGCCGCTGCTCGCGCTCGATCCCAAGCCCGAGTTCCTGCTACTCGGCACCGGCGCGACTTTGGTGCGCCCGTCGCCTGCGTTCACCCGGGCCGTCGAGGCGCTGGGGTATGGCATCGAGGCGATGGACAGCCGCGCTGCCGCGCGCGCCTGGGCGGTGCTGCGCGGCGAGGGCCGGTGGATCGCGGCGGCGTTGTATCCGCTGGGCTGA
- the secD gene encoding protein translocase subunit SecD, whose protein sequence is MLDFPRWKIASILGLLACLMALAIPSFFPEDQTKAWGWIPHPRVNLGLDLAGGSYLLLEADTADLAKTRINTMRDQIQSEMSRAPAIDIGDIATDNGKISFMLRDVTKIDAARERLNKLTAGAGLTGQRDWDLNVVDSTRVVMTPTRAGLDQAISQAMGDATEVVRKRIDELGTKEPTIVRQGSDRIVVQVPGLQNPQALKELIGKTAKLEFKMVDETPISPEDAAKGIVPLGTQLLADAEGGPGGKILVKRQAILTGDQLVTASQSNKQEDNAPIVNFTFNSEGGKKFARITQTNIGKRFAVVLDNTVISAPRINTEILGGSGYIEGNFTVDSANQLAIALRSGKLPVALKVVEERTVGPDLGADSIHAGVLACTIAVIAVMIFMFVTYGRFGVYANLAVIINVVVIVGVLALLNSTLTLPGIAGFVLTVGTAVDANVLINERIREERRRGRSVLQSVELGYKEASRTIFEANVTHAISAIIMLLMGSGPIRGFAIVLLIGIGTSVFTAVVFTRMLVVTWIRRARPTDMNI, encoded by the coding sequence ATGCTCGATTTCCCGCGCTGGAAGATCGCCTCGATCCTGGGGTTGCTCGCCTGCCTGATGGCGCTGGCGATCCCGAGCTTCTTCCCCGAAGACCAGACCAAGGCGTGGGGCTGGATTCCACACCCGCGCGTCAACCTCGGTCTCGATCTCGCCGGCGGCAGCTATCTGCTGCTCGAGGCGGACACCGCCGATCTCGCGAAAACCCGCATCAATACGATGCGCGACCAGATCCAGAGCGAGATGTCGCGCGCACCCGCGATCGACATCGGCGACATCGCCACCGATAACGGCAAGATCAGCTTCATGCTGCGCGACGTCACCAAAATCGACGCGGCGCGCGAGCGGCTCAACAAGCTGACCGCCGGCGCGGGGCTGACCGGCCAGCGCGACTGGGATCTGAACGTCGTCGACAGCACGCGCGTGGTGATGACGCCGACCCGGGCGGGTCTCGACCAGGCGATCAGCCAAGCGATGGGCGACGCGACCGAAGTCGTGCGCAAGCGTATCGACGAACTCGGCACCAAGGAGCCGACGATCGTCCGCCAGGGCAGCGACCGGATCGTCGTGCAGGTGCCCGGCCTGCAGAACCCGCAGGCGCTGAAGGAGCTGATCGGCAAGACCGCCAAGCTCGAATTCAAGATGGTCGACGAGACGCCGATCTCGCCCGAGGACGCAGCCAAGGGCATCGTGCCGCTCGGCACGCAGCTCCTCGCCGACGCCGAGGGCGGCCCCGGTGGCAAAATCCTCGTCAAGCGGCAGGCGATCCTGACCGGCGACCAGCTCGTCACCGCGTCGCAGAGCAACAAGCAGGAAGACAACGCGCCGATCGTCAACTTCACCTTCAACAGCGAAGGCGGCAAGAAGTTCGCGCGGATCACGCAGACCAACATCGGCAAGCGTTTCGCGGTGGTGCTCGACAACACGGTTATCTCCGCGCCGCGCATCAACACCGAAATCCTCGGCGGCTCAGGCTATATCGAGGGCAATTTCACCGTCGACAGCGCCAACCAGCTCGCCATCGCGCTGCGCTCGGGCAAGCTGCCGGTCGCGTTGAAGGTGGTCGAGGAGCGGACCGTCGGCCCCGATCTCGGCGCCGATTCGATCCATGCCGGCGTGCTCGCCTGCACGATTGCGGTGATCGCGGTGATGATCTTCATGTTCGTCACCTACGGGCGGTTCGGCGTCTATGCGAACCTCGCGGTGATCATCAACGTGGTGGTGATCGTCGGCGTGCTGGCGCTGCTCAACTCGACGCTGACGCTGCCGGGCATCGCCGGCTTCGTGCTGACGGTCGGCACCGCGGTCGACGCCAACGTGCTCATCAACGAGCGTATCCGCGAAGAGCGGCGGCGCGGGCGCAGCGTGCTCCAGTCGGTGGAACTGGGCTACAAGGAAGCCAGCCGCACGATCTTCGAGGCGAACGTGACGCACGCCATTTCGGCGATCATCATGCTGCTGATGGGCTCCGGCCCGATCCGCGGCTTCGCGATCGTGCTGCTGATCGGCATCGGCACCTCGGTGTTCACCGCCGTGGTGTTCACGCGGATGCTGGTGGTAACGTGGATCCGCCGCGCGCGGCCTACGGATATGAATATATGA
- the secF gene encoding protein translocase subunit SecF: protein MRLLKLVPDNTNLPFVSLRAWAFGLTMLLSIAAIGLTAVRGLNLGVDFVGGLMIEEKFATPPHLDSLRSTIDNLGLGEVRLQQFGDPRTVSIRLPPPKSTDKGATDAVVQKVQAAINAKFPDAKFSKQDAVSGKVSGELIWKGALAVVLAVFGIGLFAIFRFEWQFGVSTVVAIVHDVLMTLGFFALTQLEFDLNIVAAVLTIIGYSINDKIVIDDRIRENMRRYRKMDMPQIVDLSVNETLPRTVMTSLTILIALVALLIFGGHVLQGFTAAMILGIVVGTYSSIYVSSSLLITLGLRPDPTKGDAPTGKAVPSEGMPPKKR from the coding sequence ATGCGCCTGCTGAAACTCGTTCCCGACAACACCAACCTGCCCTTCGTCTCGCTGCGCGCGTGGGCGTTCGGGTTGACGATGCTGCTGTCGATCGCCGCGATCGGGCTGACCGCCGTGCGCGGGCTCAATCTCGGCGTCGATTTCGTCGGCGGCTTGATGATCGAGGAGAAGTTCGCGACTCCGCCGCACCTCGATTCGCTGCGCTCGACGATCGACAATCTGGGCCTGGGCGAAGTGCGGCTCCAGCAGTTCGGTGATCCGCGGACGGTGTCGATCCGCTTGCCCCCGCCCAAGAGCACCGACAAGGGCGCGACCGACGCCGTCGTCCAGAAGGTCCAGGCGGCGATCAACGCCAAGTTCCCCGACGCCAAATTCTCCAAGCAGGATGCGGTTTCGGGCAAGGTCTCGGGCGAGCTGATCTGGAAGGGTGCGCTCGCGGTGGTGCTCGCGGTGTTCGGCATCGGCCTGTTCGCGATCTTCCGCTTCGAATGGCAGTTCGGCGTGTCGACGGTGGTCGCGATCGTCCACGACGTGCTGATGACCCTGGGCTTCTTCGCGCTCACTCAGTTGGAGTTCGACCTCAACATCGTCGCGGCGGTGCTGACCATCATCGGCTATTCGATCAACGACAAGATCGTCATCGACGATCGCATCCGCGAGAACATGCGCCGCTATCGTAAGATGGACATGCCGCAGATCGTCGACCTGTCGGTCAACGAGACGCTGCCGCGCACGGTGATGACCTCGCTGACGATCCTGATCGCGCTGGTCGCGCTGCTGATCTTCGGCGGGCATGTGCTGCAGGGCTTCACCGCGGCGATGATCCTTGGCATCGTGGTTGGCACCTATTCGTCGATCTACGTGTCGTCGTCGCTGCTGATCACGCTCGGCCTGCGCCCGGACCCCACGAAGGGCGACGCGCCGACCGGCAAGGCGGTGCCGAGCGAAGGCATGCCGCCCAAGAAGCGCTGA